A window of Campylobacter ureolyticus contains these coding sequences:
- a CDS encoding CDC27 family protein: protein MLEHFEIIELEEKWNEYNKNKGNLSKNLGFKKSVIIAFLTASVFLGLIFWLVFSNKKENIEVKTAQTSVKSETLPSVKSTEVEKNNTLDKKKSSDKRGELNFNNIGINSSVDAGGFILNNAYEQEKPTVFKEEKTFSSIPKDEIIDFGNPPVPPQTVSNRNYTKVENTQKKGKVIIKTAPLKVDKNSLEEKFYASNDILYSLKLAQNAYDNRRYDEAIKWALISNEIDKDSAKSWIIFAKANYKKGNKQDALIALENFNSRVSNPEVIATIKQMKNGDLR, encoded by the coding sequence ATGCTTGAACATTTTGAAATTATAGAATTAGAAGAAAAGTGGAATGAATATAATAAAAATAAAGGAAATTTATCTAAAAATTTAGGTTTTAAAAAATCAGTTATTATAGCTTTTTTGACTGCATCAGTTTTTTTAGGCTTAATATTTTGGCTTGTATTTTCTAATAAAAAAGAAAATATTGAAGTAAAAACTGCACAAACTTCAGTAAAATCCGAAACTTTACCTAGTGTAAAAAGCACAGAAGTTGAAAAAAATAATACCTTAGACAAAAAAAAATCTAGCGATAAAAGAGGTGAATTAAATTTTAACAATATAGGAATAAACTCTAGTGTTGATGCTGGTGGTTTTATACTAAATAATGCCTATGAGCAAGAAAAACCAACTGTTTTTAAAGAAGAAAAAACCTTTTCTTCGATACCAAAAGATGAAATAATTGATTTTGGTAATCCTCCAGTGCCTCCACAAACAGTTTCTAATAGAAATTATACTAAAGTTGAAAACACTCAAAAAAAAGGAAAAGTTATTATAAAAACTGCTCCTTTGAAAGTAGATAAAAACTCTCTTGAAGAGAAATTTTATGCGAGCAATGACATACTGTATTCTTTAAAGCTTGCTCAAAATGCTTATGATAATAGAAGATACGATGAAGCTATCAAATGGGCATTAATATCAAATGAAATAGATAAAGATAGTGCAAAAAGTTGGATAATCTTTGCAAAAGCAAATTATAAAAAAGGCAATAAACAAGATGCTTTAATAGCTCTTGAAAATTTTAACTCAAGAGTTTCAAATCCAGAGGTTATAGCTACAATTAAACAGATGAAAAATGGTGATTTAAGATGA
- a CDS encoding FtsW/RodA/SpoVE family cell cycle protein yields the protein MKSDKILFFIASFLIAIGIIFSLSLGVFSVLLYDYDNTHFFIRQLSIGVISIFLMWALSRLNPEKILTFVCIYIFFLAMFLLMLAMPFMPSSLVKEINGAARWIKLPGFSFAPIEFFKIGFIYFLAWSFTRKIDGVKKPFWDEFWILVPYAIVFFFIIMLVAIYQNDLGQIVVLGLVLFLMIVLAGISKKMFFSSFSFFIIIIICIIKFSGHRINRIYSWLAGIKDILAPILPDKIANSIFSDDAQAPYQISHSLNAINNGGFFGEGIGLGTFKLGFLSEVHTDFVLAGISEEVGFFGILIIVIFFYALLFRVFQIASKTTNQVYYLFASGVGLMFLFSFMINSYGITSITPVKGIAVPFLSYGGSQLLGSSVAIGFILMISKKVKFKG from the coding sequence TTGAAATCTGATAAAATTTTATTTTTTATAGCATCTTTTTTAATTGCAATAGGCATTATATTTTCACTTTCTCTTGGTGTTTTTAGTGTTTTACTTTATGATTATGACAATACACATTTTTTTATCAGACAGCTTAGTATAGGAGTCATAAGTATTTTTTTAATGTGGGCTTTATCTAGACTTAATCCTGAAAAAATTTTAACCTTTGTTTGTATTTATATATTTTTTTTAGCGATGTTTCTTTTAATGCTTGCTATGCCTTTTATGCCTTCATCGTTAGTTAAAGAAATAAATGGAGCAGCTAGATGGATAAAACTACCTGGTTTTTCCTTTGCTCCAATTGAGTTTTTTAAGATAGGATTTATATATTTTTTAGCTTGGAGCTTTACTAGAAAAATAGATGGAGTTAAAAAACCTTTTTGGGATGAATTTTGGATATTAGTTCCATATGCTATTGTTTTTTTCTTTATTATTATGCTTGTTGCTATATATCAAAATGACCTTGGGCAAATTGTTGTTTTAGGTTTAGTTTTATTTCTAATGATTGTATTAGCTGGAATTAGTAAAAAAATGTTTTTTTCATCTTTTAGTTTTTTTATTATTATTATTATATGTATTATAAAATTTAGTGGCCATAGAATAAATAGGATATACTCATGGTTAGCTGGAATAAAAGATATACTTGCTCCAATTTTGCCTGATAAAATTGCAAATAGTATTTTTTCTGATGATGCTCAAGCCCCATACCAAATTTCACACTCGTTAAATGCTATAAATAATGGTGGATTTTTTGGTGAGGGAATCGGTCTTGGAACTTTTAAGTTGGGATTTTTAAGCGAGGTTCATACTGATTTTGTTTTAGCAGGAATTTCAGAAGAGGTTGGTTTTTTTGGCATTTTAATCATAGTAATTTTTTTTTATGCGCTTTTATTTAGAGTTTTTCAAATAGCTTCTAAGACAACAAATCAGGTTTATTATCTGTTTGCTTCAGGGGTAGGATTAATGTTTTTATTTTCATTTATGATAAACTCATATGGCATTACATCAATAACACCTGTAAAAGGTATTGCAGTTCCATTTTTGAGCTATGGTGGAAGCCAGCTTTTAGGAAGTTCAGTAGCTATTGGGTTTATTTTAATGATATCAAAAAAAGTAAAATTTAAAGGCTAA
- a CDS encoding type II secretion system F family protein, with product MKNFEVEYVKDGKRQKMFVKADNKASAQNIAKRQRSGTILKVGETKNAPANIGLNDLAANVTRLLGVGGKIKIPLMVASVRQLAVMTTAGISIHDSIKEVANSTEDARLKEIFTSMSDDLNSGLSLTEASNKFKHELGDVFIAMVSLGENTGNMAEALTKLSEMMQELWDNKQKFKKAMRYPITILIALAVAFVVLMLFVVPKFKEIFDELGANLPLPTRILFSIESVLSNYGLYVLGGLIATIFGIRYMLRNNDEFKKGWDKYILKVYLFGKIIFFSTMSRFTLIFTELVRAGIPIADSLDTANKMVDNQTLKVKLGTVKVAVQQGVSLTDAFRNTEVFESMLIQMISAGEQSGSLDTMLKNVADYYKMKFNDIIDNISSYIEPLLLFFMACMVLLLALGIFMPMWDLGSAVKN from the coding sequence ATGAAAAATTTTGAAGTTGAATATGTAAAAGATGGTAAAAGACAAAAAATGTTTGTTAAGGCTGACAATAAAGCATCAGCCCAAAATATAGCAAAAAGACAAAGAAGTGGAACTATCTTAAAAGTTGGAGAGACAAAAAATGCTCCTGCTAATATTGGTTTAAACGACTTAGCTGCAAATGTCACTAGGCTTTTAGGGGTTGGTGGAAAGATAAAGATTCCACTTATGGTTGCTTCTGTTAGACAACTTGCAGTTATGACAACCGCTGGAATTTCTATTCATGATAGCATTAAAGAAGTTGCTAATTCAACAGAAGATGCAAGATTAAAAGAAATTTTTACTTCTATGAGTGATGACTTAAACTCAGGTCTTAGTTTAACTGAAGCATCTAATAAATTTAAACATGAGCTTGGTGATGTTTTTATAGCCATGGTAAGTCTTGGGGAAAATACGGGTAATATGGCTGAAGCATTGACAAAATTATCAGAAATGATGCAAGAATTGTGGGACAATAAACAAAAATTTAAAAAAGCTATGCGTTATCCTATCACTATTTTAATAGCATTAGCTGTTGCATTTGTTGTTTTAATGCTTTTTGTTGTTCCTAAATTTAAAGAAATTTTTGATGAGCTTGGTGCAAATCTTCCACTTCCTACGCGAATTCTTTTTTCTATTGAAAGTGTTTTAAGCAATTATGGCTTATATGTTTTAGGTGGATTGATAGCTACAATATTTGGTATAAGATATATGCTTAGAAACAATGACGAGTTTAAAAAAGGTTGGGATAAATATATTTTAAAAGTTTATCTGTTTGGAAAAATCATATTTTTCTCAACAATGTCAAGATTTACTCTTATTTTTACAGAACTCGTAAGAGCTGGTATCCCAATAGCAGATTCACTCGATACAGCAAATAAAATGGTTGATAATCAAACTTTAAAAGTAAAGCTTGGAACTGTTAAAGTCGCAGTTCAGCAAGGTGTTAGCCTAACTGATGCTTTTAGAAATACTGAAGTTTTTGAGAGTATGCTTATACAGATGATTAGTGCAGGTGAGCAAAGTGGTAGTTTGGACACTATGCTTAAAAATGTTGCTGATTATTATAAAATGAAATTCAATGATATTATAGATAATATTTCAAGCTATATAGAACCACTTTTACTATTTTTTATGGCTTGTATGGTATTGCTTCTTGCTCTTGGTATATTTATGCCTATGTGGGATTTGGGAAGCGCTGTTAAAAACTAA
- a CDS encoding FtsK/SpoIIIE family DNA translocase produces MVGSLGAFLGKYNIYIFGYFAYIYPIVLIILIYFSFKNIKNFTARLVELVSGLILLFFTVLIAQATIFSTNKGFIGETIVISLKDMIGSAGMWVFIVMMFVLSLVLIFEEKITIIIKKSFITPKKHLGIMINSKQENDETIDDIDRPKENEFSEKDNQEIDLTLEKEDGKITKENSASDKMKQANEKEKTLNLEPINLKTTILESEISSENKNIAKKPKNLNKVEHLKEVAENKKLLDQLDKGESVKVVDFKLPSLDFLNDPPKISKNVDEEEIDQKIYDLLDKLRRFKIDGDVVRTYSGPVVTTFEFRPAANVKVSKILNLEDDLAMALKAKTIRIQAPIPGKDVVGIEIPNKNIETIYLKEILQSEIFKKASSPLTIALGKDIVGQPFITDLKKLPHLLIAGTTGSGKSVGINSMLLSLLYKNSPKTLRLIMIDPKMLEFSIYNDIPHLLTPVITDSKKALIALSNLVSEMERRYKIMAQTSTKNIENYNQKAIKNNFETFPYIVVIIDELADLMMTSGKDVEFYIARLAQMARASGIHLIVATQRPSVNVVTGLIKANLPSRISFRVGQKIDSKVILDQMGADSLLGRGDMLFTPPSNTGLIRLHAPFATEEEILKVVEFLKSQGPAIYDDKFLEETSSEEDKQNIDDIELDELYEEAKEIILTDEKTSISYLQRRLKIGYNRAATIIEQLEAMGVLSEVNAKGQRDIIR; encoded by the coding sequence ATGGTAGGTAGTTTAGGGGCTTTTTTAGGAAAGTATAATATCTATATTTTTGGATATTTTGCCTATATTTATCCAATTGTATTAATTATTCTCATTTATTTTTCTTTTAAAAACATTAAAAATTTTACGGCAAGATTAGTTGAGCTAGTTAGTGGTTTAATTTTGCTATTTTTTACTGTTTTAATAGCTCAAGCAACTATTTTTTCTACAAATAAAGGATTCATTGGTGAAACAATAGTTATCTCTTTAAAAGATATGATTGGAAGTGCTGGAATGTGGGTTTTTATAGTAATGATGTTTGTTTTATCACTTGTTTTAATATTTGAAGAAAAAATAACAATTATTATTAAAAAATCGTTCATAACTCCAAAAAAACATCTAGGAATTATGATAAACTCAAAACAAGAAAATGATGAAACTATAGATGATATAGACAGACCAAAAGAAAATGAATTTTCAGAAAAAGACAATCAAGAAATAGATTTAACTTTAGAAAAAGAAGATGGCAAAATAACAAAAGAAAATTCTGCTTCAGACAAGATGAAACAAGCAAATGAAAAAGAAAAGACTTTAAATTTAGAGCCTATAAATTTAAAAACCACTATCTTAGAATCAGAAATTTCAAGTGAAAATAAAAATATTGCAAAAAAACCTAAAAATTTAAACAAGGTTGAACACTTAAAAGAAGTTGCTGAAAATAAAAAATTATTAGATCAATTAGACAAAGGCGAAAGTGTTAAAGTAGTTGATTTCAAACTTCCAAGTTTGGATTTTTTAAACGATCCTCCAAAAATATCAAAAAATGTAGATGAAGAAGAAATCGATCAAAAAATTTATGATCTTCTTGATAAACTTAGAAGATTTAAAATAGATGGTGATGTTGTCAGAACATACTCAGGTCCAGTTGTTACAACTTTTGAGTTTAGACCAGCTGCAAATGTAAAAGTTAGTAAAATTTTAAATTTAGAAGATGATTTGGCAATGGCCTTAAAGGCAAAAACTATAAGAATTCAAGCTCCAATTCCAGGAAAAGATGTAGTTGGCATTGAAATTCCAAATAAAAATATTGAAACTATTTATTTAAAAGAAATTTTACAAAGTGAAATTTTTAAAAAAGCTTCAAGCCCTCTTACTATTGCACTTGGTAAAGATATAGTTGGGCAGCCTTTTATAACAGATCTTAAAAAACTTCCTCATTTACTAATTGCAGGAACTACTGGAAGTGGAAAAAGTGTAGGTATAAATTCAATGCTTTTAAGTTTGCTTTATAAAAACTCACCAAAAACTTTAAGGCTAATTATGATAGATCCAAAAATGCTAGAATTTAGCATCTATAATGATATACCACATCTTTTAACTCCTGTTATAACAGATTCAAAAAAAGCATTAATTGCTTTATCAAATTTAGTAAGTGAAATGGAAAGACGATATAAAATTATGGCACAAACTAGTACTAAAAATATAGAAAACTACAACCAAAAAGCCATTAAAAATAATTTTGAAACTTTTCCTTATATAGTTGTTATAATAGATGAGTTAGCGGATTTGATGATGACAAGTGGCAAGGATGTTGAGTTTTACATTGCTAGGCTGGCTCAAATGGCAAGAGCAAGTGGAATTCACCTAATAGTTGCAACACAACGTCCAAGCGTGAATGTTGTAACAGGTTTAATTAAAGCAAATCTTCCTTCAAGAATTAGCTTTAGAGTAGGGCAAAAAATAGATAGTAAAGTTATTTTAGATCAAATGGGAGCTGATAGTTTATTAGGGCGAGGGGATATGCTTTTTACTCCTCCATCAAACACTGGACTTATTAGACTTCATGCACCTTTTGCAACTGAAGAAGAAATTTTAAAAGTAGTAGAGTTTTTGAAATCCCAAGGTCCAGCTATTTATGATGATAAGTTTTTAGAAGAAACCAGTAGTGAAGAAGACAAACAAAATATTGATGATATTGAACTTGATGAACTCTATGAAGAAGCAAAAGAGATAATTCTAACAGATGAAAAAACTTCTATTAGCTATCTTCAAAGAAGACTTAAAATAGGCTATAACAGAGCAGCGACTATTATTGAACAGCTCGAAGCCATGGGAGTTTTAAGTGAAGTAAATGCTAAGGGTCAAAGAGATATTATAAGGTGA
- a CDS encoding ATP-binding protein, with amino-acid sequence MNNFSLIKDIFVENDNTKDFVNLDKSNLAYHKILSALQKPLKLILFYGKPGTGKTFLLYKIKEDLEERVKVVFFPQPFFDEKEFFHEMYLQIFNKEPKELVDSYESFMRIYKNSDLNTGEQVVILLDEAQLYPPVLIEKIRLMADSRLFKFLFTVHKTDEEDALAKDYFKTRIWSSIELPNSTLSELKLYIEKKLLFHNFHAYYYQYNDDNFNLIYHLTDGNLRNLNKLLFKIYEICEYYEVNKPTEVNASGFSNKIIEMAAISVGLINA; translated from the coding sequence ATGAATAATTTTAGTCTAATTAAGGATATTTTTGTCGAGAATGATAATACTAAAGATTTTGTCAATCTCGACAAATCAAATCTTGCATATCATAAGATTTTAAGTGCTTTACAAAAGCCTTTAAAACTTATTCTTTTTTATGGTAAGCCGGGAACTGGAAAAACTTTTTTACTTTATAAAATTAAAGAAGATTTAGAAGAAAGAGTAAAAGTAGTTTTTTTTCCACAACCTTTTTTTGATGAAAAAGAATTTTTTCATGAAATGTATTTACAAATTTTTAATAAAGAGCCAAAAGAGCTTGTAGATAGCTATGAGAGCTTTATGCGTATTTATAAAAACAGTGATTTAAATACTGGCGAGCAGGTAGTAATACTGTTAGATGAGGCTCAGTTATATCCACCAGTTTTAATAGAAAAAATTCGTCTTATGGCTGACAGCAGACTTTTTAAATTTCTTTTTACAGTACATAAAACAGACGAGGAAGATGCTTTAGCAAAAGACTATTTTAAAACTAGAATTTGGTCAAGTATAGAGCTTCCTAACTCAACCTTAAGTGAATTAAAGCTTTATATTGAAAAAAAACTTTTATTTCATAACTTTCATGCTTATTATTATCAGTATAATGATGATAATTTTAATTTAATCTATCATTTAACTGATGGAAATTTAAGGAATTTAAATAAACTTTTATTTAAAATTTATGAAATTTGTGAATATTATGAAGTAAATAAACCAACAGAAGTTAATGCATCAGGATTTAGTAATAAAATTATTGAAATGGCTGCTATTAGTGTAGGACTTATAAATGCTTGA
- a CDS encoding GspE/PulE family protein: protein MSTAEQLENHIINVLIQQQIISPDAKEEIAEKMDIGLTLGEVLIGDNYVSDTDLSLLLADVYRKGKIALEEIEEKFFIGKQTFLENFAKKYKMVYINLNEIDIDYRISERVSLNQLKRFKALPVKEDDLNIYVALKEPFDINAQDRVQALFNRKLLKVVISDPEQIDRYLSKVELAESIKGIVADIRKELNSVGEEAVDSSNSSGILNLIETIVKQSIKLKGSDIHIEPTETNCIVRTRIDGMLNEIFIFDRDIYPPLVSRLKLLSNMDIAEKRKPQDGRFSLKVGDKEYDFRISTLPIVNGESTVMRILDKSKVLISLDKLGMHPENLKKFNAAMHAPYGIILVTGPTGSGKTTTLYAALNDMKNVTTKIITVEDPVEYQLNMIQQVHVNEKAGLTFASALRSILRQDPDVIMIGEIRDQETLRIAIQSALTGHLVFSTLHTNDAVSSIPRMVDMGIEPYLISGAITAIEAQRLIRKLCPKCKQPITLPKSMMDKIEKYLPENYSFYKAVGCEECAGSGYVGREMISEVLPISEKLQSLIASGSTKEEMSKVAYDEGFIDMFHDAIIRAAKGTTSIEEVYRVAKE from the coding sequence ATGAGTACGGCAGAACAGCTTGAAAATCATATTATAAATGTGTTAATTCAGCAACAAATTATATCGCCCGATGCAAAAGAAGAAATTGCTGAAAAAATGGATATTGGTCTTACTTTAGGTGAGGTTTTAATAGGTGATAATTATGTAAGTGATACGGATTTATCTTTACTTCTTGCTGATGTTTATAGAAAAGGCAAGATAGCTCTTGAAGAAATCGAAGAAAAATTTTTTATCGGCAAGCAAACTTTTTTAGAAAATTTTGCCAAAAAATATAAAATGGTTTATATTAATTTAAATGAAATTGATATAGATTACAGAATTTCTGAAAGAGTTTCATTAAATCAGCTTAAAAGGTTTAAGGCTTTACCTGTTAAAGAAGATGATTTAAATATCTATGTAGCCTTAAAAGAACCATTTGATATAAACGCTCAAGATAGAGTTCAAGCACTTTTTAATAGAAAGCTTTTAAAAGTAGTTATAAGCGATCCTGAACAAATAGACAGGTATCTATCAAAAGTTGAACTTGCTGAAAGTATCAAGGGTATTGTTGCTGATATTAGAAAAGAACTTAATAGTGTTGGTGAGGAAGCTGTAGATAGTAGCAATAGCTCTGGTATTTTAAATTTGATTGAAACTATTGTAAAACAATCAATTAAATTAAAAGGTAGCGATATTCACATTGAACCAACTGAGACAAACTGTATCGTAAGAACTAGAATTGATGGAATGCTTAATGAAATTTTTATATTTGATAGAGATATTTATCCACCGCTTGTTTCAAGATTAAAACTTTTATCTAATATGGATATAGCAGAAAAAAGAAAACCACAAGATGGTAGATTTTCTTTAAAAGTTGGCGATAAAGAGTATGATTTTCGTATCTCGACTTTGCCTATTGTAAATGGGGAATCTACAGTTATGAGAATTTTGGATAAATCAAAAGTTCTAATAAGTCTTGATAAACTTGGTATGCATCCTGAAAATTTGAAAAAATTTAACGCTGCGATGCATGCACCTTATGGTATTATTTTGGTTACTGGTCCTACAGGTAGTGGTAAAACAACTACTTTGTATGCTGCACTTAATGATATGAAGAATGTTACAACTAAAATTATTACAGTTGAAGATCCGGTTGAGTATCAGCTAAATATGATTCAACAAGTTCATGTTAATGAAAAAGCAGGACTTACATTTGCTAGTGCTCTTAGATCTATTTTACGACAAGACCCTGATGTCATAATGATAGGTGAGATTAGAGATCAAGAAACACTTAGAATTGCTATTCAATCAGCCTTAACTGGTCACTTGGTTTTTTCTACACTTCATACCAATGATGCTGTTAGTTCAATACCAAGAATGGTTGATATGGGCATTGAACCATATTTAATAAGTGGTGCTATTACAGCTATTGAGGCTCAAAGACTTATTAGAAAACTTTGCCCTAAATGTAAACAACCTATTACTTTACCAAAAAGCATGATGGATAAAATAGAAAAGTATTTACCAGAAAATTATTCTTTTTATAAAGCGGTTGGATGTGAAGAGTGTGCAGGTAGTGGATATGTTGGAAGAGAAATGATAAGTGAGGTTTTGCCTATTAGTGAAAAGTTACAAAGCTTGATAGCATCGGGTTCTACAAAAGAGGAAATGAGTAAAGTTGCCTATGATGAAGGCTTTATTGATATGTTCCATGACGCCATTATAAGAGCAGCAAAAGGAACTACAAGTATAGAAGAAGTTTATAGGGTGGCTAAAGAGTAA